In the genome of Desulfatiglans sp., one region contains:
- a CDS encoding response regulator produces the protein MIFRSNEVKKAYRQIEHRYRSLVENSFFGLFIVDIPSGRLLFSNNRLYEIFGYTEEEGVDLSIWDLIHPNEHEAIEKTLHTWPDDYENAPTKSGIFTGLKKEGSIIRIEINASIVAYDGELSVQGIINDVTQSAVFDEKLRQAQKMEAIGTLASGISHDFNNILSAIIGYSELANYQLRNNKSCFDSISEIMKAGYRAKELVAQIMAFSRKSEHELKPLHLKPVIKEVLKLLKASLPSTIEIRENLKIEACAVMADPTQIHQIMMNLCTNAAHAMAEEGGILEVLLYDIYFDENLTVAHPEMIPGKYTVLSVSDTGQGMTPGIVERIFEPYFTTKEKGVGTGMGLAVVHGIVKSYGGAINVQSEPGSGTTFKIYFPAVKKEPVPDLLAHEQDIPFGSEKILFVDDEAALTRLWKNILENLGYNVSMMTDSTEAFRLFYSDPDYFDLVISDMTMPGLTGAKLVKSMRKIRPDIPVIICTGYSENINEEKASSMGVNAFILKPLVTQELACKIRNVLDEHSSRKKVRNVRYRYLPSA, from the coding sequence ATGATATTCAGGTCCAATGAAGTAAAAAAGGCCTACCGGCAGATAGAGCACAGGTACCGCAGCCTGGTTGAAAATTCCTTTTTCGGTCTATTTATTGTTGATATCCCCTCAGGGCGACTTTTATTTTCCAATAATAGGCTCTATGAGATATTCGGCTATACAGAAGAAGAGGGGGTTGACCTTTCAATATGGGATCTCATACACCCCAATGAACATGAAGCAATAGAAAAAACCCTTCATACATGGCCTGATGACTATGAAAACGCCCCTACAAAATCGGGAATATTTACCGGCCTTAAAAAAGAGGGCTCCATTATCCGAATCGAGATAAATGCCTCAATTGTCGCATATGATGGTGAATTATCAGTTCAGGGCATTATTAATGATGTTACGCAGAGCGCTGTTTTTGATGAAAAACTAAGGCAGGCACAAAAAATGGAGGCAATAGGCACCCTTGCTAGCGGTATTTCACACGATTTTAATAATATTCTCTCAGCTATCATAGGATACTCCGAACTCGCAAATTATCAGCTCAGAAATAACAAATCCTGTTTTGACTCAATTAGCGAGATCATGAAGGCGGGCTACAGGGCAAAAGAACTTGTTGCACAGATAATGGCATTCAGCAGAAAAAGTGAACACGAATTAAAGCCTCTGCATCTTAAACCTGTGATTAAAGAGGTGCTCAAACTTTTAAAGGCATCCCTGCCATCAACTATAGAGATAAGAGAAAACCTCAAGATAGAGGCGTGCGCTGTAATGGCAGACCCGACACAGATACATCAGATAATGATGAACCTCTGCACAAATGCCGCACACGCAATGGCTGAAGAGGGGGGCATCCTTGAGGTGCTGCTTTACGATATCTATTTTGATGAGAACCTGACAGTAGCGCACCCTGAGATGATCCCGGGTAAATATACTGTTTTATCTGTAAGCGATACAGGCCAGGGCATGACACCCGGTATAGTTGAAAGGATTTTTGAACCCTATTTTACGACAAAGGAAAAGGGGGTGGGAACAGGTATGGGCCTTGCAGTGGTGCATGGAATTGTAAAGAGTTATGGCGGCGCAATAAATGTACAGAGTGAACCTGGTTCAGGCACAACATTCAAAATTTATTTTCCTGCGGTAAAGAAAGAGCCAGTGCCTGATCTGCTGGCCCATGAGCAGGATATTCCATTCGGCAGTGAAAAGATCCTGTTTGTTGATGATGAGGCAGCCCTTACAAGGCTCTGGAAAAACATACTGGAAAACCTTGGATATAATGTAAGCATGATGACTGACAGCACAGAGGCATTCAGGCTGTTTTACTCAGATCCTGATTATTTTGATCTTGTTATTTCTGACATGACAATGCCTGGCTTGACAGGCGCAAAGCTTGTAAAAAGCATGCGGAAAATAAGGCCTGATATACCTGTTATCATCTGTACAGGCTACAGCGAAAATATTAATGAGGAAAAGGCATCCAGTATGGGGGTAAATGCATTTATACTTAAACCCCTTGTGACACAGGAACTTGCATGCAAGATAAGGAATGTGCTTGATGAACATTCATCCAGAAAAAAGGTGAGAAATGTCAGGTACAGATATCTCCCATCTGCCTGA
- a CDS encoding nitroreductase, translating to MPNIIINEQRCIKCNICSTVCVTGIIEKSNDSIFPRILKENENNCLQCGHCESFCKQDALLLNYLPEEKIQVSSQDSSIEPKRLSLYIKNRRSVRHFTSSLVDKEIISQIIDVARYAASGGNQQPVKWIVISGHSMVKNIAGLTVDWFRTIQNTSHPLGPYASGIISMWDSGVDLICHNAPHLLFAHIPKAEQQIDDPTEAIIAMTHIDIAAPSFGVGTCWAGLVQMAADAYKPLQEALETPKGRIIKGAMMFGYSQFEVRSIPRRNPADVIWR from the coding sequence ATGCCGAATATCATAATTAATGAACAACGATGTATTAAATGTAATATTTGTTCTACCGTCTGTGTAACAGGAATCATCGAAAAATCAAATGATTCAATTTTTCCAAGGATTTTAAAAGAAAACGAAAATAATTGCTTGCAGTGTGGACATTGTGAATCTTTTTGTAAACAGGATGCCCTGCTGTTGAACTATTTGCCTGAAGAAAAGATACAAGTTTCATCACAGGATAGCAGTATCGAACCAAAGAGACTCTCTTTGTATATCAAGAATCGCCGTTCGGTTCGACACTTTACCTCTAGCCTGGTAGACAAAGAGATAATTTCTCAAATTATAGATGTTGCTCGTTATGCTGCTTCAGGTGGAAATCAACAACCAGTTAAATGGATTGTAATCAGCGGTCACTCTATGGTGAAAAATATAGCAGGGCTCACGGTTGATTGGTTTAGGACGATTCAAAACACATCACATCCACTAGGGCCGTATGCTTCTGGAATTATTTCAATGTGGGATAGCGGTGTTGATTTAATCTGCCATAATGCCCCACATCTTCTTTTTGCTCATATACCAAAAGCGGAACAGCAAATTGATGACCCGACCGAAGCAATAATTGCCATGACACACATCGACATTGCAGCACCTTCGTTTGGGGTTGGAACATGCTGGGCTGGTTTAGTTCAAATGGCTGCTGATGCCTATAAACCACTTCAAGAGGCTCTTGAAACACCTAAAGGGCGAATCATAAAAGGCGCAATGATGTTTGGGTATTCTCAATTTGAAGTACGATCTATCCCTCGACGCAATCCTGCGGATGTTATCTGGAGGTAA
- a CDS encoding cation-transporting P-type ATPase — protein sequence MNANGLIWHNLTEKDALAKAESSIQSGLNDQEVTSRKEMFGENVITQKKGTHPIILFLMQFNQPLVYILLIASIITAILKEWADSIVILGVVMVNAIIGFIQESKAVKAIESLAKSMVTEVTVIRNSNKQRIRASELTIGDVVVLQSGDKIPADLRIIELRELQIDESALTGESVPVIKQTQSLPSDVVLADRTNMAYSSTLVTYGTGTGIVTAIGNNTEVGRINTMIASADILATPLTKSIARFSALLLYVILGLALVTVLIGLLRGESILEIFMAAVALAVGAIPEGLPAALTITLAIGVSKMAKRHAIIRKLPAVETLGSTSVICSDKTGTLTQNQMTVEKIFAGDMLFEVSGVGYAPQGEFSLNGTIIKPGDNRSLEECLIAGMLCNDSSLVSNDDGWKIEGDPTEGALITSARKAGITKESLILKLPRIDTVPFESQHQYMATLHKDTNAFAAVIYMKGSMESILSRCANLFLSTGGNGPLDMETCHSAAKDLARKGLRILAFARKQCEPGTNTVSHDDLSDGMTFLGFQAMIDPPRLEAIDAVSACKTAGIGVKMITGDHELTAFAIARKIGIIDEDSPNEQDAVLNGRLISELSDNDLIVRARQTSVFARVAPEDKLRLVKALQANGDTIAMTGDGVNDAPSLRQANIGIAMGITGTDVAKETADMILTDDNFASIEAAVEEGRGVYDNLIKFITWTLPTNFGEGLAILAAIVAGMALPILPVQILWINMTTAVLLGLMLAFEPKETGIMSRPPRPSKEPILTKPLIIRICLVGVLLCAGAFGLFEMALQSGRGEAVARSLATSVFVFGELFYLFSCRSLHSSIFKLNPFGNMHLIAGVLTMSLLQILFVYAPFMNSVFYSAPLLPHDWLCIIGVGVAILFIVEIEKGIHNSLGIIRKSSGNRSLES from the coding sequence ATGAATGCAAATGGTTTAATTTGGCACAACCTGACAGAAAAGGATGCGCTTGCAAAAGCTGAATCATCTATTCAAAGCGGTTTGAATGACCAGGAGGTGACCAGCCGGAAAGAAATGTTTGGCGAGAATGTGATTACGCAAAAAAAGGGTACTCATCCGATCATTTTGTTCCTGATGCAGTTCAACCAACCTCTGGTTTATATCCTCCTTATTGCCTCAATAATAACCGCCATTCTTAAGGAATGGGCCGATTCAATCGTTATTTTAGGCGTTGTTATGGTTAATGCAATCATCGGATTTATTCAGGAATCAAAAGCGGTGAAAGCAATAGAATCTCTGGCAAAATCAATGGTCACCGAGGTCACTGTAATCAGAAACAGCAACAAACAACGTATCCGGGCCTCTGAACTGACAATTGGCGATGTAGTTGTTCTCCAGTCCGGTGACAAGATTCCGGCAGACCTGAGAATTATTGAATTGCGTGAATTACAGATCGACGAATCAGCGCTTACCGGCGAATCGGTTCCCGTGATCAAGCAGACACAAAGCCTCCCCTCGGATGTCGTACTTGCTGACCGTACCAATATGGCATATTCATCCACACTGGTCACCTACGGTACCGGAACGGGAATTGTCACAGCAATAGGCAACAACACAGAGGTAGGCAGAATCAATACGATGATCGCATCTGCTGATATTCTCGCTACTCCTTTGACAAAGAGCATAGCCAGATTTAGCGCCCTGCTTCTTTATGTAATTCTGGGGCTTGCCCTGGTGACGGTTCTGATAGGCCTTTTAAGGGGAGAATCCATTCTGGAAATATTCATGGCCGCCGTTGCACTGGCAGTTGGAGCAATCCCGGAAGGTCTGCCTGCGGCGCTGACGATTACCCTGGCCATTGGCGTTTCAAAGATGGCAAAGCGCCACGCCATTATACGAAAACTCCCTGCGGTCGAGACACTGGGGAGCACATCGGTCATTTGTTCGGACAAGACCGGGACCCTGACCCAGAACCAGATGACCGTCGAGAAAATATTTGCGGGAGATATGCTGTTTGAGGTGTCGGGTGTCGGATATGCGCCTCAAGGAGAATTCAGCCTGAATGGAACAATTATCAAGCCGGGTGACAACCGTTCGCTTGAGGAGTGTCTGATAGCTGGCATGCTCTGCAACGATTCCAGCCTGGTATCGAATGACGACGGATGGAAAATCGAAGGCGATCCAACCGAAGGGGCATTAATAACCTCCGCCAGAAAAGCGGGCATTACAAAGGAAAGCCTCATATTAAAACTTCCCCGGATAGACACTGTGCCATTTGAATCACAGCATCAGTACATGGCCACTCTTCACAAAGACACCAACGCCTTCGCCGCGGTTATCTATATGAAGGGTTCAATGGAAAGCATCCTTTCCCGCTGTGCGAATCTGTTTCTTTCCACTGGAGGCAATGGTCCGCTGGACATGGAAACCTGTCATTCGGCAGCAAAAGATTTGGCGCGAAAAGGACTACGCATTCTTGCATTCGCGAGGAAGCAATGCGAACCGGGCACAAATACTGTTTCTCATGATGACCTATCCGATGGAATGACCTTTTTAGGTTTCCAGGCCATGATTGACCCACCGCGCCTGGAGGCAATAGATGCTGTGAGCGCCTGCAAAACAGCCGGCATTGGCGTCAAGATGATAACCGGAGACCATGAACTAACTGCCTTTGCTATTGCGCGTAAAATCGGCATAATTGACGAGGATAGCCCAAATGAGCAGGATGCTGTATTGAATGGCAGGCTCATAAGCGAATTATCTGATAATGATCTCATTGTCAGGGCCAGACAGACATCGGTTTTTGCCAGGGTGGCCCCTGAAGATAAACTCCGCCTGGTTAAAGCTCTCCAGGCAAACGGCGATACTATTGCTATGACTGGCGATGGAGTCAATGATGCCCCTTCGCTGCGGCAGGCAAACATCGGCATTGCCATGGGGATTACCGGAACAGATGTGGCCAAGGAAACAGCCGATATGATCCTCACGGACGATAATTTTGCCTCTATAGAAGCCGCAGTAGAGGAGGGACGAGGCGTGTATGATAATCTGATAAAATTCATTACATGGACATTGCCGACAAACTTTGGCGAAGGGCTTGCTATCCTTGCTGCAATAGTAGCTGGAATGGCGCTGCCGATTCTGCCTGTACAGATATTATGGATCAATATGACTACTGCCGTTCTGCTTGGTCTTATGCTAGCCTTTGAGCCCAAGGAGACAGGTATAATGTCACGTCCGCCGCGGCCCTCTAAAGAACCAATTCTGACTAAACCTCTGATTATTCGTATTTGCCTGGTCGGAGTTCTCTTGTGCGCTGGTGCGTTCGGGTTATTCGAAATGGCTCTGCAATCAGGCCGAGGTGAAGCTGTAGCCCGTTCTCTTGCAACAAGTGTCTTTGTTTTTGGAGAACTTTTCTACCTCTTTAGTTGTCGCTCGCTGCATAGCTCCATTTTCAAACTAAACCCTTTTGGAAACATGCATCTTATTGCCGGGGTACTGACGATGTCTCTATTGCAGATTCTTTTTGTCTATGCGCCATTTATGAATTCAGTCTTCTATAGCGCCCCATTATTACCGCATGACTGGCTTTGCATCATCGGTGTCGGAGTGGCAATTTTATTCATAGTGGAAATCGAAAAAGGTATTCATAACAGTTTAGGTATCATTAGAAAATCAAGCGGCAATCGTTCATTAGAGAGTTAA
- a CDS encoding pyrophosphatase: MKVAETYSERFNVKIDHDFAVLKLFEEVGEYAQAVIVHNKKSKPEKYVSEEEAKKRLGEELADIIGMAIINADLFGIDIQKSIKEKWLKKL; the protein is encoded by the coding sequence TTGAAGGTTGCTGAAACATATAGTGAAAGATTTAATGTGAAAATTGATCATGACTTCGCTGTATTGAAATTATTTGAGGAAGTCGGTGAGTACGCACAGGCCGTAATTGTTCATAATAAAAAATCTAAACCGGAAAAATACGTTTCTGAAGAGGAAGCAAAAAAACGACTAGGAGAAGAACTCGCTGATATTATTGGTATGGCAATCATTAATGCAGATTTGTTCGGTATCGATATACAAAAATCTATAAAAGAAAAGTGGTTAAAAAAGTTATAA
- a CDS encoding DUF4197 domain-containing protein: MRKILIPLSLVVLVFFYLPSCLTVESSNFLKNMGESLSGGSASSGLTEGRIIEGLKEALRIGTENAVNSLSLEGGFLNTPEIKIPLPGPLKKIEENARKVGLGFYFDSFEKSINTAAEKATPHAKKIVFNAVKEMTFSDAKKILYGRDNEASLYFKEKSFNELMNIFKPEVHSVMANTGVTKKYQEIETRVRNFPFIEALPLNFDLDKYVAENALNGIFYMIEKEEKKIRENPAARVTELLRDVFGRR, translated from the coding sequence ATGAGAAAGATACTGATACCCTTATCCCTTGTTGTCCTTGTATTTTTTTATTTACCATCATGCTTAACTGTAGAGTCTTCTAATTTCCTGAAAAACATGGGGGAGAGCCTTTCAGGAGGCAGCGCCTCATCGGGGCTCACAGAGGGCAGGATAATTGAGGGGCTCAAGGAGGCATTAAGGATAGGCACGGAGAATGCTGTCAATTCTCTTTCTCTTGAAGGAGGCTTTTTAAACACCCCGGAGATTAAGATCCCGCTCCCCGGCCCATTGAAAAAGATTGAGGAGAATGCCAGGAAGGTCGGGCTGGGCTTTTATTTTGACTCTTTTGAAAAGAGCATAAACACAGCAGCAGAAAAGGCAACGCCCCATGCAAAGAAAATAGTATTTAACGCCGTGAAGGAGATGACCTTTTCAGATGCAAAAAAAATCCTGTATGGAAGGGATAATGAGGCATCTCTTTATTTTAAAGAAAAAAGCTTTAATGAACTTATGAATATTTTCAAGCCTGAGGTCCATTCTGTTATGGCAAATACCGGCGTTACAAAAAAATACCAGGAGATAGAGACAAGGGTCAGGAATTTTCCTTTTATTGAGGCGCTCCCTCTAAATTTTGATCTTGATAAATATGTAGCGGAAAACGCTTTGAACGGGATATTTTATATGATTGAAAAGGAGGAGAAAAAGATAAGAGAGAACCCTGCTGCAAGGGTAACAGAACTCCTGAGGGATGTATTCGGGAGGAGATAA
- the pyk gene encoding pyruvate kinase, which produces MNLTLPDHKTKIVCTIGPASHSESELEELMRRGMNVARLNFAHGTLEGHREDIRRIRLVSSKLGRSCMILADLPGPKIRIGKLKSDPLLLNKGDKVILTTKDIPGTAGRIPVNYKRLPESVSPGSLIYLNDGFIQLEVEESLADEVACKVVIGGPLLSHKGLNLPGAKIFMETVTEKDLHFVDFALKEGIDAFSVSFVEKADDILKVRKFARERGKTVHVIAKIERMEAVRNIDEILNEADALMIARGDLGVQIPIEDVPAVQKKLIRKANLLGRPVITATQMLLSMTENIRPTRAEASDVANAILDGTDAVMLSEETSIGKYPAYAVDMMARISLSIEREIREFGLREYYKANEGGQKKTDIEDAISLNVMDAVRALDARYILAPTQNGNMPRRISRFKPNCWILAFSRSKETLRFLDLSYGVFPVMMGNDYVYSTDGVMKFMGNSGLAVKDDIIIIAEDASPGRADHTDLLRIIRGESLPIEYEN; this is translated from the coding sequence ATGAATTTAACATTACCTGATCACAAAACCAAGATCGTGTGCACAATCGGCCCGGCCTCTCATTCGGAAAGCGAACTTGAAGAACTGATGAGAAGGGGAATGAATGTCGCCAGGCTCAATTTTGCTCACGGCACTCTTGAGGGACACAGGGAAGACATACGGCGTATACGTCTGGTATCTTCAAAATTGGGGCGCTCGTGCATGATTCTTGCTGATCTGCCCGGCCCAAAAATCCGGATTGGCAAACTTAAAAGCGATCCGCTTTTACTCAATAAGGGGGACAAAGTCATTCTGACCACAAAGGATATTCCTGGTACAGCCGGGCGCATCCCGGTTAATTATAAAAGATTACCAGAAAGTGTATCCCCTGGGAGCCTCATTTACCTTAATGACGGGTTTATACAGTTAGAGGTTGAGGAGTCGTTAGCAGACGAAGTTGCCTGTAAAGTTGTTATTGGCGGGCCATTGCTATCCCATAAAGGTTTGAACCTTCCCGGCGCAAAAATATTTATGGAGACAGTAACAGAGAAAGACCTTCATTTTGTAGATTTTGCTTTAAAAGAAGGGATCGATGCATTTAGTGTTTCATTTGTAGAAAAGGCAGATGATATCCTTAAGGTAAGAAAGTTTGCGCGAGAAAGAGGAAAGACTGTCCATGTGATAGCGAAAATCGAACGGATGGAGGCAGTCCGGAATATTGATGAAATTCTTAACGAAGCGGATGCTCTTATGATAGCCCGTGGAGATCTGGGAGTCCAGATACCTATCGAAGATGTCCCAGCGGTTCAGAAAAAACTTATTCGTAAGGCTAATCTGCTTGGCCGGCCCGTGATCACCGCAACGCAGATGCTGCTTTCAATGACAGAGAACATCCGCCCTACAAGGGCTGAGGCATCGGATGTGGCAAACGCCATTCTTGACGGCACTGATGCGGTAATGCTGTCTGAAGAGACTTCTATCGGCAAATACCCTGCCTATGCCGTAGATATGATGGCCAGAATATCATTATCAATTGAGCGGGAAATTCGGGAATTCGGCCTGCGCGAATATTACAAGGCAAATGAGGGTGGACAAAAAAAGACAGACATAGAGGATGCCATTTCTCTTAATGTGATGGATGCAGTTCGAGCACTGGATGCCCGTTACATCCTGGCGCCAACGCAAAACGGAAACATGCCTCGCAGAATCTCCCGGTTCAAGCCCAATTGCTGGATACTCGCTTTCAGCAGAAGCAAGGAAACCCTTAGATTTTTAGACCTCTCTTATGGCGTTTTTCCGGTTATGATGGGTAATGACTATGTCTATTCGACCGATGGGGTTATGAAATTCATGGGCAACTCGGGCCTGGCCGTTAAAGATGACATAATAATAATTGCAGAGGATGCATCTCCAGGCAGGGCCGATCATACTGACTTGTTGAGAATAATCCGGGGTGAATCACTCCCTATTGAATATGAGAACTAA
- a CDS encoding SgcJ/EcaC family oxidoreductase → MKHMFYTLFVIISLLIPGCTTPASNRNQDATLRVEKSITTTEQEIASLFDRWNRSLQSGDPKKVVDNYAETSILLPTVSNKPRLTRAEKEDYFHHFLENEPSGEVTMRQIQIGHNMAVDTGLYTFRFAKTGNKVNARYSFTYQWDGKQWLIISHHSSVMPEE, encoded by the coding sequence ATGAAACACATGTTTTATACATTATTCGTAATTATTTCTCTACTCATCCCGGGTTGTACCACACCGGCATCCAATCGCAACCAGGACGCTACCCTCAGGGTGGAAAAAAGCATCACAACAACCGAACAGGAAATTGCATCGCTGTTCGACAGGTGGAATCGGTCGCTGCAATCAGGTGACCCTAAAAAGGTCGTTGATAACTATGCTGAGACATCGATCCTTCTGCCCACAGTCTCCAATAAGCCTCGACTCACACGGGCAGAAAAAGAGGACTACTTTCACCACTTCCTTGAGAACGAACCATCAGGGGAGGTCACCATGAGACAGATACAAATCGGCCATAATATGGCTGTGGACACCGGTTTGTACACCTTCCGCTTCGCCAAGACAGGGAACAAGGTCAATGCAAGGTATAGCTTTACCTATCAATGGGACGGCAAGCAATGGCTCATCATCAGCCATCACTCGTCTGTGATGCCGGAAGAGTAG
- a CDS encoding glycosyltransferase family 9 protein: MKILIIRAGALGDTLMLMPSIKAMRDEHEVIIAGRSPGIEYLDPWVEKCIDLERGEWHKLYSTHARFDTLLTTPDQVTGFLNDTDNIIRDNLSHLFPGAKIDIFPPFPEPDSETHVAIYMAKAIKSTGIRIDPHAAFYEAYKKPVIRAKTGKGKRIVLHPGSGSIKKNYPPELWLDLLRCIREKIMTTPYEINVLIGPAEEGIIKAFDNNADIYISQDREHLLSILDNTCLYIGHDSGVTHLAAMMGINTIALFRKSRVKNWGPVGPNVKIIEEKDGTKSAQNKTFALVLEIIRQMGDICT; the protein is encoded by the coding sequence ATGAAAATTCTCATTATCAGGGCAGGCGCCCTTGGCGATACACTTATGCTTATGCCATCCATAAAGGCCATGAGGGATGAGCATGAGGTAATTATTGCAGGCAGATCCCCTGGCATAGAATACCTTGATCCATGGGTGGAAAAATGTATTGATCTGGAAAGGGGTGAATGGCACAAACTCTACAGTACTCACGCCCGGTTTGACACACTTCTCACAACCCCGGATCAGGTTACAGGCTTTTTAAATGATACGGATAATATCATCCGTGATAACCTCTCTCACCTCTTTCCAGGTGCAAAGATAGATATATTTCCGCCTTTTCCTGAGCCTGACAGCGAGACCCATGTTGCCATTTATATGGCAAAGGCCATTAAATCAACCGGTATCAGGATCGATCCCCATGCCGCATTTTATGAGGCATACAAAAAACCGGTTATAAGGGCTAAAACAGGTAAGGGAAAAAGGATAGTCCTTCACCCCGGTTCAGGGTCAATAAAAAAAAATTACCCCCCTGAATTATGGCTTGATCTGTTAAGGTGCATAAGAGAGAAAATAATGACTACGCCTTATGAGATAAATGTTTTGATCGGTCCGGCTGAGGAGGGTATTATCAAGGCATTTGATAATAATGCAGATATATATATTTCTCAGGATAGAGAGCACCTGCTCTCCATACTTGATAATACATGCCTTTACATCGGCCATGACAGCGGTGTAACCCACCTTGCGGCCATGATGGGTATAAACACCATTGCACTCTTCAGAAAAAGCCGCGTTAAAAACTGGGGGCCAGTGGGCCCCAATGTGAAAATAATCGAAGAAAAGGATGGTACAAAATCGGCGCAAAACAAAACTTTTGCCCTTGTCCTTGAAATAATCAGGCAGATGGGAGATATCTGTACCTGA
- a CDS encoding TIGR02757 family protein — protein MKTQKIADSHLREKLEELYSHYNKREFVHPDPLEFLYDYDDIRDREIVGIIASSLAYGRVAQILKSVSTILAIMSPSPYHYLMQATEKRLREGFTGFKHRFTTGDDVSGMLVAIKKMIKTYGSILNAFLKGYSKSDENILPSLSFFVKRLTHESGGIKNSLIPIPDRGSACKRLNLFLRWMVRRDAVDPGGWDMISPSKLIIPLDTHMYNIGSGMKMTMRKQANMVTAIQITDAFKRLIPEDPVKYDFALTRLGIRRDGDPARFLESI, from the coding sequence ATGAAAACACAAAAAATAGCAGATTCACATCTCAGGGAAAAACTCGAAGAGCTCTATTCCCACTACAATAAAAGGGAGTTCGTACACCCTGACCCGCTTGAGTTCCTTTATGATTATGATGATATCCGTGACAGGGAGATAGTTGGGATCATTGCCTCATCCCTTGCATATGGGAGGGTGGCGCAGATACTGAAGAGCGTTTCAACCATACTTGCAATCATGTCTCCATCTCCATATCACTATCTTATGCAGGCAACCGAAAAGCGGTTAAGAGAGGGGTTTACCGGTTTCAAACACCGATTTACCACAGGTGATGATGTATCAGGGATGCTTGTGGCCATAAAAAAGATGATAAAAACATATGGCTCCATTTTAAATGCCTTTCTCAAAGGATACAGCAAATCGGATGAAAATATACTTCCCTCCCTTTCTTTTTTTGTAAAGAGGCTAACCCATGAGTCAGGGGGTATTAAAAATAGCCTTATCCCCATACCTGACAGGGGGAGCGCATGCAAAAGGCTGAATCTATTCTTAAGGTGGATGGTGAGAAGGGATGCTGTTGACCCTGGCGGGTGGGATATGATATCGCCTTCAAAACTGATCATACCCCTTGATACCCATATGTATAATATAGGGTCAGGCATGAAGATGACCATGCGTAAACAGGCAAATATGGTTACAGCCATCCAGATAACTGATGCCTTTAAAAGGCTCATACCAGAAGACCCGGTAAAATATGATTTTGCACTTACCCGTCTTGGCATACGCAGGGATGGAGACCCTGCAAGGTTTCTTGAATCTATCTGA
- a CDS encoding VOC family protein, whose product MSVDVIGIDHIYIAVSNLRKSEAFYDGVMMTVLDFKKTCSNIENDPHVHYYNRHYSFTLRPARNLEQKHDPYSPGLNHFCFRVDSKNDVDEVAKGLKELNIKFDTPRLYPEYNPDYYALFFTDPDGVRLEVTNFRKTRRDRFNNWPND is encoded by the coding sequence ATGTCTGTAGATGTTATTGGAATTGATCACATATATATAGCAGTTAGTAATTTAAGAAAATCAGAAGCGTTCTATGATGGCGTAATGATGACTGTATTGGATTTTAAAAAAACATGCAGTAATATAGAAAACGATCCTCATGTCCATTATTATAATAGGCATTACAGTTTCACCCTTAGACCTGCCAGAAATTTAGAACAAAAACATGATCCTTATTCGCCAGGTTTAAACCATTTTTGTTTCCGTGTTGATAGCAAGAATGACGTTGATGAAGTAGCAAAAGGATTAAAGGAGTTAAATATAAAATTTGATACTCCAAGGTTGTATCCTGAATATAATCCAGATTATTATGCGCTATTTTTTACAGATCCGGATGGCGTTCGATTGGAAGTTACCAATTTCAGGAAAACTCGTAGAGATCGATTTAACAATTGGCCCAATGACTAA